The Sandaracinaceae bacterium genome window below encodes:
- a CDS encoding hybrid-cluster NAD(P)-dependent oxidoreductase codes for MTRSPLTGPALDLPFALLLWVAGADDEIDAHEVEVFHKLCADRSWCGSAFASEALAHVDAGYGELWAQHRAGTFDASVRALRVRYQDAAVQVPLGERALLRADLARLGLSLARASGGFLGIGSVSRRERAALALLDALADELLPSVAVADDVAQLGRVEAPCETPVWDGGRIVVRCVQVIPETHDCTTFRFVPEHALHFRYAPGQFLCMELSIDGQPVRRSYTIASTPTRPDALEVTVKRVPGGLVSNWLNDHMRPGEPLIVTGCAGHFTCARSSAEKLLMISAGSGITPVMSMARWLHDRGDPRDVVFVHSARGPRDVIFQDELRLLEQRHPSFRTALTFTRDVPADWEGPRGRVDAALLSRVAPDWMDRHIFLCGPEPFMEAVRDAVHAAGFPMAHYAAESFGASREKAQKVTGRTSASALRRMLPEPLAWGPQPSPLRAPRPTDAGPAPRPATRSVAPQVVFAGTPDGPCEVCCDDTMTLLEAAESVGVDLPFACRSGVCGTCRIRVQGETELPASAGLSESDRAAGFTLACVARPRGHVRVDL; via the coding sequence ATGACTCGCTCTCCACTCACGGGCCCCGCCTTGGATCTACCGTTCGCGCTGCTGCTGTGGGTGGCCGGCGCGGACGACGAGATCGACGCCCACGAGGTGGAGGTCTTCCACAAGCTGTGCGCCGACCGGAGCTGGTGCGGGAGCGCCTTCGCCAGCGAGGCGTTGGCACACGTGGACGCGGGCTACGGCGAGCTGTGGGCCCAGCATCGCGCAGGCACCTTCGACGCGAGCGTGCGCGCGCTGCGTGTTCGCTATCAGGACGCTGCCGTCCAGGTGCCTCTCGGGGAGCGTGCCCTCCTGCGTGCCGACCTCGCGCGCCTCGGGCTCTCGCTGGCGCGCGCCTCGGGTGGCTTTCTCGGCATCGGTAGCGTCTCGCGACGGGAGCGCGCGGCCCTCGCGTTGCTCGATGCGCTGGCCGACGAGCTGCTGCCGAGCGTGGCCGTGGCGGATGACGTCGCGCAGCTGGGGCGCGTGGAGGCTCCCTGTGAGACCCCCGTGTGGGATGGGGGGCGCATCGTGGTGCGCTGCGTGCAGGTCATCCCCGAGACGCACGACTGCACCACCTTTCGCTTCGTGCCCGAGCACGCGCTGCACTTCCGCTACGCGCCGGGTCAGTTCCTGTGCATGGAGCTCAGCATCGATGGCCAGCCGGTGCGGCGCTCCTACACCATCGCGTCCACGCCCACGCGGCCCGACGCGCTCGAGGTCACCGTCAAGCGCGTGCCCGGAGGGCTGGTCTCCAACTGGCTCAACGACCACATGCGCCCCGGCGAGCCGCTGATCGTCACGGGCTGCGCGGGGCACTTCACGTGCGCACGCTCGTCTGCCGAGAAGCTGCTCATGATCTCGGCCGGTAGCGGCATCACGCCCGTGATGTCCATGGCGCGCTGGCTCCACGATCGCGGGGACCCGCGCGACGTCGTGTTCGTGCACAGCGCGCGCGGTCCACGCGATGTCATCTTCCAGGACGAGCTGCGCCTGTTGGAGCAGCGCCACCCGTCGTTCCGCACGGCGCTCACGTTCACGCGCGACGTCCCGGCAGACTGGGAGGGCCCGCGCGGGCGGGTGGATGCCGCGTTGCTGTCGCGCGTGGCACCCGACTGGATGGACCGGCACATCTTCCTGTGTGGGCCCGAGCCGTTCATGGAGGCCGTGCGCGACGCGGTGCACGCGGCCGGTTTCCCCATGGCGCACTACGCCGCCGAGAGCTTCGGCGCGTCGCGCGAGAAGGCGCAGAAGGTCACCGGCCGCACGTCGGCGAGCGCGCTTCGTCGCATGCTGCCCGAGCCACTGGCGTGGGGCCCGCAGCCCAGCCCCTTGCGCGCGCCACGCCCGACCGATGCCGGGCCGGCACCTCGCCCGGCCACGCGCTCCGTGGCACCGCAGGTGGTGTTCGCTGGCACGCCGGATGGGCCTTGTGAGGTCTGTTGCGACGACACCATGACGCTGCTGGAAGCGGCCGAGAGCGTGGGCGTGGACCTGCCCTTCGCTTGCCGCAGCGGCGTGTGCGGTACCTGTCGTATCCGCGTGCAGGGCGAGACCGAGCTGCCGGCCTCTGCAGGGCTGAGCGAGTCGGACCGCGCCGCGGGGTTCACGCTTGCGTGTGTGGCCCGGCCTCGTGGGCACGTGAGAGTGGATCTCTGA
- a CDS encoding cyclic nucleotide-binding domain-containing protein, with product MFARLPERIARLVRLGLVLGWGLIIASLFWDPYTSALTAHDALASPFRLDHHAQEELAHERHACPRVTAGGAVDWVGRPAGECDPRCTRVQGRCLVERAYPLGARLFWTILLPIVPMFLLVFGHEAWRRICPLSALMQIPRRLGIQRTRKVLHPATGRVERKLVLIAPDSFLGRHFWYVQGGLLWLGVSLRILFINSDRVALGVFFLCVIAIAMTVGYLFGGKTWCNYLCPVSAVQKVYTEPRGLFESQAHAGKLRLTQATCRTINPEGEEQSTCVGCKSPCPDVDLERQYWAGLMEPGRRAFYYAYFGLVWGFYGYYAVYAGNTGYYFSGAWTHEEDVLAQLGAPGVYLGGQAVTSLPKWVAAPLTILAAMGVAFALGLGLEWAYGAFRRFRGAPLTAEGLRHRALVLCTFLTFNSFYFFGGRPNMNLLSTVPHTALDVLIIMVSAVWLTRTWPRTNEAYERESVAESLRRQLGKLGDMLTRVLGGRSIAQLNTDEVFVLAQTLPVVSSNARLDAYRATLRECLVAGHADSAAGLAVLENLRAQMEVSAEEHAEVLAELGIEGSQLMRSDEARSMESRLRLDGFRESLERVLVAAADRGVPVKRALADGSVVNEIRALQRTFVVSAAEQDSVVDELAGRAGRLVERVERGLAELLYLDINATSLASAPIDVVVRVAMLDVIARRRVRVVERSLHLLSGLGDDPEHQRLAQRLRALAAVEVERLVTERVRSLQLAPDINQGLMQIIEIAKDPSVTVPRPDRVELCLRALRDWVGVERAVALFLLTRVDRARARQAATDALVGADALLDETARAILDAPSDASVPPAAPAGLTRLFLLLDSQVGRALGLESLAAIAQISELREYAAGELVWAQGEPSDTFLALVGGGGDVVREPDGQRVGGVQSGEFVGELGVILGRPRTLALRAGTDGMRALVIDASAFKSLLRNDRLAARGFLALVSGRLASMLDAGAPP from the coding sequence GTGTTCGCGCGCCTCCCGGAGCGCATCGCGCGACTCGTGCGGCTCGGCCTGGTGCTGGGCTGGGGCCTGATCATCGCGTCGCTCTTCTGGGACCCATACACCTCGGCGCTCACCGCGCACGATGCGCTCGCGAGCCCCTTTCGCCTCGACCACCACGCGCAGGAGGAGCTCGCCCACGAGCGCCACGCATGCCCGCGCGTGACGGCCGGTGGCGCAGTGGACTGGGTGGGCCGCCCAGCCGGCGAGTGCGACCCGCGCTGCACCCGCGTGCAGGGCCGCTGCCTCGTGGAGCGGGCCTACCCGCTGGGTGCGCGCCTCTTCTGGACCATCTTGCTGCCCATCGTGCCCATGTTCCTGCTCGTGTTCGGGCACGAGGCGTGGCGGCGCATCTGCCCGCTGTCGGCGCTCATGCAGATCCCGCGGCGGCTGGGCATCCAGCGCACGCGCAAGGTGCTGCACCCAGCGACCGGGCGCGTGGAGCGCAAGTTGGTGCTCATCGCGCCCGACTCGTTCCTGGGGCGCCACTTCTGGTACGTGCAGGGCGGTCTGCTGTGGCTCGGCGTGTCCCTGCGCATCCTGTTCATCAACTCGGACCGCGTGGCGCTCGGCGTGTTCTTCCTCTGCGTCATCGCCATCGCCATGACCGTGGGCTACCTGTTCGGCGGCAAGACCTGGTGCAACTACCTCTGCCCGGTGTCCGCGGTCCAGAAGGTCTACACGGAGCCACGCGGCCTGTTCGAGAGCCAAGCGCACGCCGGCAAGCTGCGGCTCACGCAGGCCACGTGCCGCACCATCAACCCGGAGGGCGAAGAGCAGAGCACCTGCGTGGGCTGCAAGAGCCCGTGCCCAGACGTAGACCTCGAGCGGCAGTATTGGGCTGGGCTGATGGAGCCCGGGCGGCGCGCCTTCTACTACGCCTACTTCGGGCTCGTCTGGGGCTTCTACGGCTACTACGCCGTCTACGCGGGGAACACGGGGTACTACTTCTCGGGCGCGTGGACGCACGAAGAGGATGTGCTGGCGCAGCTCGGCGCGCCCGGCGTCTACCTGGGTGGGCAGGCCGTCACGTCGCTTCCGAAGTGGGTGGCCGCGCCCCTCACCATCCTCGCCGCCATGGGGGTCGCGTTCGCGTTGGGCCTCGGGCTCGAGTGGGCCTATGGTGCGTTCCGGCGCTTTCGCGGCGCGCCCCTCACGGCCGAGGGCCTGCGGCACCGCGCGCTGGTGCTGTGCACCTTCCTGACCTTCAATTCGTTCTACTTCTTCGGCGGCCGGCCGAACATGAACCTGCTGTCGACGGTGCCGCACACAGCGCTCGACGTGCTCATCATCATGGTCAGCGCCGTCTGGCTGACCCGCACGTGGCCACGCACCAACGAGGCCTACGAACGCGAGAGCGTGGCGGAGTCGCTGCGCCGGCAGCTGGGCAAGCTGGGGGACATGCTGACGCGGGTGCTGGGCGGAAGGAGCATCGCGCAGCTCAACACCGACGAGGTGTTCGTGCTGGCCCAGACGCTCCCGGTGGTGTCGTCGAACGCGCGCCTCGACGCCTACCGCGCGACCCTGCGTGAGTGCTTGGTGGCCGGCCACGCCGACAGCGCCGCAGGCCTGGCCGTGCTCGAGAACCTGCGCGCGCAGATGGAGGTCAGCGCGGAGGAGCACGCCGAGGTGCTGGCCGAGCTGGGCATCGAGGGCTCCCAGCTGATGCGCTCCGACGAGGCCCGCAGCATGGAGAGCCGACTGCGCCTCGACGGCTTCCGCGAGTCGCTCGAGCGCGTGCTGGTGGCGGCGGCGGACCGCGGCGTGCCCGTCAAGAGAGCGCTGGCGGACGGGAGCGTGGTCAACGAGATTCGGGCGCTGCAGCGCACCTTCGTGGTGAGCGCGGCGGAGCAGGACTCCGTGGTGGACGAGCTGGCCGGGCGCGCCGGCCGCCTCGTCGAGCGGGTGGAGCGTGGGCTCGCGGAGCTGCTCTACCTGGACATCAACGCCACCAGCTTGGCGTCTGCACCCATCGACGTGGTGGTGCGCGTCGCGATGCTGGACGTCATCGCGCGCCGCCGCGTGCGCGTGGTGGAGCGTTCCCTGCACCTGCTGTCGGGGTTGGGCGACGACCCCGAGCACCAGCGCCTGGCGCAGCGGCTCCGAGCGCTGGCCGCGGTGGAGGTGGAGCGGCTCGTCACCGAGCGGGTGCGCTCGCTGCAGCTGGCCCCCGACATCAACCAGGGGCTCATGCAGATCATCGAGATCGCGAAGGACCCCAGCGTGACGGTGCCGCGCCCCGACCGCGTGGAGCTGTGCCTGCGCGCGCTGCGTGACTGGGTCGGCGTCGAGCGTGCCGTGGCGCTGTTCTTGCTGACCCGCGTGGATCGCGCGCGGGCGCGACAGGCGGCGACCGATGCCCTGGTGGGCGCGGATGCCCTGCTCGACGAGACGGCGCGCGCCATCCTCGACGCACCGAGCGACGCCTCCGTGCCCCCCGCCGCGCCAGCGGGGCTGACCCGCCTCTTCCTGCTGCTCGACTCGCAGGTGGGGCGCGCGCTCGGACTCGAGTCGCTGGCCGCCATCGCGCAGATCAGCGAGCTGCGGGAGTACGCGGCGGGGGAGCTGGTGTGGGCGCAGGGCGAGCCGAGCGACACGTTCCTGGCGCTGGTGGGTGGCGGCGGGGACGTCGTTCGCGAGCCCGACGGGCAGCGCGTGGGCGGTGTGCAGAGCGGCGAGTTCGTGGGTGAGCTGGGGGTCATCCTGGGCCGCCCCCGCACGCTCGCGCTGCGTGCCGGCACCGACGGAATGCGAGCGCTGGTGATCGACGCGAGCGCGTTCAAGTCGCTCCTGCGCAACGACAGGCTCGCGGCGCGGGGCTTCCTGGCGCTGGTCAGCGGTCGCTTGGCCAGCATGCTCGATGCTGGCGCGCCGCCCTGA
- a CDS encoding DUF4011 domain-containing protein → MSSPSRRVLRALDPERVRYRLEDELLSQLSKSPDFDGLAARLSGSFDAPRVRRELLARSLRLSASMAPEAHGLLTESARVLGITGQLELYQSAGPENAAMHVVQAPILVEVQGRLLAQLDESGLLSVFGHELGHFLAHGAGGALGPARLAARSLARAGAGDVGVQRTAQLLQVAAEITADRFGLLTCQDLGGMLRAQMSITTGLPVAALTWDTEAYLGQCQELMEACLAGSDQARHDTHPEHHLRSYAAWLFSETDVYRALTGQGAGTRTLADVEGMLDKILKRPELDVSYDPLEPPPLEVYECALAGAVIVAWSDGELASEESERIEQIFAPLVPDWQTYLDRDAAHQRFADTAPIVRAGGADFAQRCFVLLVHMLGADGTIDEREVGAVLGIGAALGQAALFERGMVAALAALGVNIVITDVPPLVIPLPARRDDVLEALDAFLDGVCRRGAGNIPYRRLVRLIGQSEVSESAVLAIEGAFAARHVTASPSLRRAKLDDVLALTAPPAPLAALPALSAPLDPSRQQLIRGLSRLRDQLVSGDGRSPSVRLRVLRSERAFDLGRLERISLGLGERALEQVRAGRVARLIDASEAGTHRAAEDCGEALQKLDRAQRDRVEETGSHDLYLGYPFLAGAVARQTSVVAYPVRAPLLLFPVELVRDSRGARSWKLAPKKDEDPIVNQSLLRLVFNKMRFGFPDSLAEELDTLAADRAVGLDAVVARLREVGVEITPRSGPLTPFETRTDLEQGGHRLELEEIAVLGLFPQSSSDLLQDYDALIQQLSDEAQPVAGLLAAATVLLPAPLRGEYVPPPAQQAAHPLLAADPTQRRVLGECLQHEAMVIDGPPGTGKSQVIANLVLDALRRGERVAVVCEKRAALDVVYQRIEALGLRHAMALVHDAHEDRKAVYAQIAERLDGFTPKRFDEAAATLLAREHADTCEALDARRRTLASKRPGAALSAGELLTLVSATAPPMGCAAAELPASVGDLSHDALTDVLTLSAELHADQAYWARGTPWRAEPGQPERQSMADHDDQQLAVLARQVDVALDAARHFEEARDAHGLDAAALDDAADLLAREATLQQARASVEDGDALYLAARASAPSDEALLAFRAADAELDLQRTALAQWDEPVDMEVAPQLVAAVSLLERYAGRFVRFFVWAWWVARFHVAKRIAEAWPERAGHPLDRDFLQTLASRLRAARVWSAASKAMRHLASAPSLRHRRDLEAYLPLAAQLVTHQQQLLRSPRALEQVGLPTRLDPARLREWDALVASRRDALGRLHALRDAITTLRPYAPGLGNAPAQSALRALRERLVREGTAVARADGRWARGKQLLIGLQPALDALAQHHAGADAATWQRALLHAWARGQLASVGRDGAALETYGTAGSDEAQRAAVTRLASLDQRLSKVELERVVATLDEAPLLNISAPEKHKRRSAEQAVWESLLKETRKKRSLLALRTFVRQFAPDGLLDVVPVWLLSPETMAILFPREPLFDLVVFDEASQCTVESGLPVLLRAKRVVVAGDEKQMPPTSFFQMGGSSEDEAGPDASSADAAPDDVPEDERDVRDMLSAESLLTLTRSRVRHTALEWHYRCQDESLIAFSNHAMYGGGLLTIPSTLRADAAPGLRFIQIENGVYDAGANAVEAERVVDLVAELLADTKPPTIGVVSFNLKQRAAVLDALERRASADAAFGEAWASAEANERLDERPFVKNLEAVQGDERDVIIFTLAHAPVTRTRKSGVADLYVPARFGPLGQRGGERRLNVAISRAKQRCYIVSSFSPEQLSTAGSSHVGPQLFKRYLEYAKLKSEGHASQAEGILDSVRESRRSTRSSARTLPIEGYVPLVTQLALALEAAGVPHELNVGTSDFRIPLAVLDPQDPTRFKLAVLIDEAGGDAGAYDCFVHRPAVLRARGWDVLPLDAATWCRRPDAVVAEIVDRMGVSRAPVGRRQPPG, encoded by the coding sequence GTGAGTTCACCCTCGCGCCGCGTGCTCCGCGCGCTCGATCCGGAGCGCGTGCGCTATCGCCTCGAAGACGAGCTGCTCAGCCAGCTGTCGAAGTCGCCGGACTTCGATGGCCTGGCCGCGCGCCTGTCAGGGTCCTTCGACGCGCCCCGCGTGCGCCGTGAGCTGCTGGCGCGGTCGCTGCGGCTCTCGGCCAGCATGGCGCCCGAGGCCCACGGCCTGCTCACCGAGAGCGCGCGCGTGCTGGGCATCACCGGCCAGCTCGAGCTCTATCAGTCGGCCGGCCCCGAGAACGCCGCCATGCACGTGGTGCAAGCACCCATCTTGGTGGAGGTCCAGGGGCGCTTGCTGGCGCAGCTGGACGAGTCGGGGCTCTTGTCGGTGTTCGGCCACGAGCTGGGGCACTTCCTGGCGCACGGCGCGGGCGGAGCGCTAGGCCCAGCGCGGCTCGCGGCGCGCTCGCTGGCACGTGCTGGCGCAGGCGACGTCGGCGTGCAGCGGACCGCCCAGCTGCTGCAGGTGGCCGCCGAGATCACGGCAGACCGCTTCGGCCTGCTCACCTGCCAGGACCTGGGGGGCATGCTGCGCGCGCAGATGTCCATCACCACGGGCCTGCCCGTGGCCGCGCTCACGTGGGACACCGAGGCCTACCTCGGGCAGTGCCAGGAGCTGATGGAGGCGTGCCTCGCGGGCAGCGACCAGGCGCGGCACGACACGCACCCCGAGCACCACCTGCGGTCCTACGCCGCGTGGCTGTTCAGCGAGACCGACGTCTACCGCGCGCTCACCGGCCAAGGCGCTGGCACGCGCACGCTCGCGGACGTCGAGGGCATGCTCGACAAGATCCTGAAGCGCCCCGAGCTGGACGTGAGCTACGACCCGCTCGAGCCGCCGCCCCTCGAGGTCTACGAGTGCGCGCTGGCCGGCGCCGTGATCGTGGCGTGGTCGGACGGTGAGCTGGCCAGCGAAGAGTCCGAGCGCATCGAGCAGATCTTCGCGCCGCTGGTGCCCGACTGGCAAACGTATCTGGACCGCGACGCGGCCCATCAGCGCTTCGCCGACACGGCGCCCATCGTGCGCGCGGGAGGTGCGGACTTCGCTCAGCGCTGCTTCGTGCTGCTGGTGCACATGTTGGGTGCCGACGGCACCATCGACGAGCGCGAGGTGGGCGCGGTGCTCGGCATCGGCGCGGCGCTGGGGCAGGCGGCCCTGTTCGAGCGGGGCATGGTCGCTGCGCTCGCCGCGCTGGGCGTGAACATCGTCATCACCGACGTGCCGCCACTGGTCATCCCGCTCCCCGCCCGCCGCGACGACGTGCTCGAGGCGCTCGACGCGTTCCTGGACGGCGTCTGCCGTCGCGGCGCGGGGAACATCCCGTACCGTCGTCTGGTGCGCCTCATCGGCCAGTCGGAGGTCAGCGAGAGCGCCGTGCTGGCCATCGAAGGTGCGTTCGCCGCCCGTCACGTCACGGCGTCACCATCGCTCCGCCGCGCGAAGCTGGACGACGTGCTGGCACTGACGGCCCCGCCGGCGCCCCTCGCCGCCCTGCCTGCGCTCAGCGCGCCGCTCGACCCATCGCGGCAGCAGCTCATCCGCGGTCTCTCGCGCCTGCGTGACCAGCTGGTGTCGGGCGACGGACGCAGCCCCTCCGTGCGGCTGCGTGTGCTGCGCAGCGAGCGCGCCTTCGACCTGGGCCGCCTCGAACGCATCTCGCTCGGCTTGGGCGAGCGCGCCCTCGAGCAGGTTCGCGCCGGGCGCGTGGCGCGGCTCATCGACGCGAGCGAGGCCGGCACTCACCGCGCCGCGGAAGACTGCGGCGAGGCGCTCCAGAAGCTGGACCGTGCGCAGCGCGACCGCGTGGAAGAGACGGGCTCACACGACCTGTATCTCGGGTACCCGTTCTTGGCGGGTGCCGTGGCGCGCCAGACCAGCGTGGTGGCCTACCCCGTGCGCGCGCCGCTCTTGCTGTTTCCGGTGGAGCTGGTGCGCGACAGCCGCGGCGCGCGCAGCTGGAAGCTCGCGCCCAAGAAGGACGAAGACCCCATCGTGAACCAGTCGCTGCTGCGCCTGGTCTTCAACAAGATGCGCTTCGGGTTCCCCGACAGCCTGGCCGAGGAGCTGGACACGCTGGCCGCCGACCGCGCCGTGGGCCTCGACGCCGTGGTGGCGCGCCTGCGTGAGGTGGGGGTGGAGATCACGCCGCGCTCCGGGCCGCTCACCCCGTTCGAGACACGCACCGACCTCGAGCAAGGTGGGCATCGCCTCGAGCTCGAGGAGATCGCCGTGCTGGGGCTCTTCCCGCAGTCCAGCTCGGACCTGCTGCAGGACTACGACGCGCTCATCCAGCAGCTGAGCGACGAGGCACAGCCCGTGGCCGGCCTGCTGGCGGCCGCCACCGTGCTGCTGCCCGCGCCGCTGCGCGGCGAGTACGTGCCGCCGCCCGCGCAGCAAGCCGCGCACCCGCTGCTGGCCGCAGACCCCACGCAGCGGCGCGTGCTGGGCGAGTGCCTGCAGCACGAGGCCATGGTCATCGACGGCCCGCCCGGGACGGGCAAGAGCCAGGTCATCGCCAACCTGGTGCTGGACGCGCTGCGGCGCGGCGAGCGCGTGGCGGTGGTGTGCGAGAAGCGCGCCGCGCTCGACGTGGTCTATCAGCGCATCGAGGCCCTCGGCCTGCGGCACGCCATGGCGCTGGTGCACGACGCGCACGAGGACCGCAAGGCCGTCTATGCGCAGATTGCGGAGCGCCTCGACGGGTTCACGCCCAAGCGCTTCGACGAAGCCGCCGCCACGCTGTTGGCACGCGAGCACGCGGACACGTGCGAGGCGCTCGACGCTCGCCGACGCACGCTGGCCAGCAAGCGGCCGGGCGCCGCGCTGAGCGCGGGTGAGCTGCTCACGCTGGTGAGCGCGACGGCGCCTCCCATGGGGTGCGCGGCCGCGGAGCTGCCGGCTTCGGTGGGGGACCTCTCGCACGACGCGCTCACGGACGTGCTGACGCTCAGCGCCGAGCTGCACGCCGACCAAGCCTACTGGGCGCGCGGCACGCCCTGGCGCGCCGAGCCGGGACAACCCGAACGCCAGAGCATGGCCGACCACGACGACCAGCAGCTGGCGGTGCTCGCGCGGCAGGTGGACGTGGCGCTCGATGCGGCTCGTCACTTCGAAGAGGCGCGTGACGCGCACGGGCTCGACGCCGCGGCGCTCGACGACGCCGCCGACCTGCTGGCGCGCGAAGCGACGTTGCAGCAAGCACGCGCCAGCGTGGAAGACGGAGACGCGCTCTACCTGGCGGCACGGGCCAGCGCGCCCAGCGACGAGGCCCTGTTGGCGTTCCGCGCGGCCGACGCCGAGCTCGACCTTCAGCGCACGGCCCTCGCGCAGTGGGACGAGCCCGTGGACATGGAGGTGGCGCCGCAGCTCGTGGCCGCGGTCAGCCTGCTCGAGCGCTATGCCGGCCGCTTCGTGCGCTTCTTCGTGTGGGCCTGGTGGGTGGCCCGCTTCCACGTCGCGAAGCGCATCGCCGAGGCGTGGCCCGAGCGTGCGGGGCACCCGCTCGATCGCGACTTCCTGCAGACGCTGGCCAGCCGGCTGCGTGCCGCCCGGGTGTGGAGCGCCGCCAGCAAGGCCATGCGCCACCTCGCGTCTGCACCCAGCCTGCGGCACCGCCGGGACCTCGAGGCCTACCTGCCTCTGGCTGCGCAGCTGGTCACCCACCAACAGCAGCTCCTGCGCAGCCCACGCGCGCTCGAGCAAGTGGGTCTGCCCACGCGGCTGGACCCAGCGCGCCTGCGCGAGTGGGACGCCCTGGTGGCCTCACGGCGTGACGCGCTCGGCCGCCTCCACGCGCTGCGCGACGCCATCACCACGCTGCGGCCGTACGCTCCGGGGCTGGGGAACGCTCCGGCACAGAGCGCGCTGCGAGCGCTGCGCGAGCGCCTGGTACGCGAGGGCACGGCGGTGGCTCGCGCCGACGGTCGCTGGGCGCGCGGCAAGCAGCTGCTTATCGGGCTCCAGCCGGCGCTCGACGCGCTGGCCCAGCACCACGCGGGCGCCGACGCGGCCACCTGGCAGCGCGCGCTGCTGCACGCCTGGGCGCGCGGGCAGCTAGCCAGCGTCGGGCGCGACGGGGCGGCGCTCGAGACCTACGGCACTGCCGGGAGCGACGAGGCCCAGCGTGCCGCCGTCACGCGCCTCGCGTCCCTCGACCAGCGGCTCTCGAAGGTGGAGCTGGAGCGCGTCGTCGCCACGCTGGACGAAGCCCCGCTGCTGAACATCAGCGCCCCCGAGAAGCACAAGCGCCGCAGCGCAGAGCAGGCCGTGTGGGAGAGCCTGCTCAAGGAGACGCGCAAGAAGCGCAGCCTGCTCGCGCTGCGCACGTTCGTGCGCCAGTTCGCGCCCGACGGCTTGCTGGACGTGGTGCCCGTGTGGCTGCTCTCGCCCGAGACCATGGCCATCCTGTTTCCGCGCGAGCCGCTGTTCGACCTGGTGGTGTTCGACGAGGCCTCGCAGTGCACGGTGGAGTCGGGGCTGCCGGTGCTGCTGCGCGCCAAGCGCGTGGTGGTGGCGGGCGACGAGAAGCAGATGCCGCCCACGTCCTTCTTCCAGATGGGCGGGAGCAGCGAGGACGAGGCGGGCCCCGATGCCAGCAGCGCGGACGCTGCGCCCGACGACGTGCCCGAGGACGAGCGTGACGTGCGCGACATGCTCTCCGCCGAGTCGCTGCTGACCCTCACGCGTAGCCGCGTGCGTCACACCGCGCTCGAGTGGCACTACCGCTGCCAAGACGAGTCGCTGATCGCATTCTCGAACCACGCCATGTACGGCGGCGGGCTGCTGACCATCCCTTCCACGCTGCGCGCCGACGCCGCGCCCGGCCTGCGCTTCATTCAGATCGAGAACGGCGTGTATGACGCCGGCGCCAACGCGGTGGAAGCGGAGCGCGTGGTGGACCTGGTGGCCGAGCTGCTTGCCGACACGAAGCCGCCCACCATCGGCGTGGTCAGCTTCAACCTCAAGCAGCGTGCCGCGGTGCTGGACGCGCTCGAGCGCCGCGCCTCGGCAGACGCCGCGTTCGGCGAGGCGTGGGCCAGCGCCGAAGCCAACGAGCGCCTGGACGAGCGCCCGTTCGTGAAGAACCTCGAGGCCGTGCAGGGCGACGAGCGCGACGTGATCATCTTCACGCTGGCGCACGCGCCGGTGACCCGCACCCGCAAGAGCGGGGTGGCCGACCTCTACGTGCCAGCGCGTTTCGGGCCCCTCGGTCAACGCGGCGGGGAACGCCGCCTGAACGTGGCCATCTCGCGCGCCAAGCAGCGCTGCTACATCGTGTCGTCGTTCTCGCCCGAACAGCTGAGCACGGCGGGCTCGAGCCACGTGGGCCCCCAGCTGTTCAAGCGCTACCTCGAGTACGCCAAGCTCAAGAGCGAGGGCCACGCCTCGCAGGCCGAGGGCATCCTCGACTCGGTGCGCGAGTCGCGCCGCAGCACACGGAGCAGCGCGCGCACGCTGCCCATCGAGGGCTACGTCCCGCTCGTCACACAGCTGGCCCTGGCGCTGGAGGCCGCGGGGGTGCCGCACGAGCTGAACGTGGGCACCTCGGACTTCCGCATCCCGCTGGCCGTGCTCGATCCGCAGGACCCCACGCGCTTCAAGCTGGCCGTCCTAATCGACGAGGCCGGTGGCGACGCGGGCGCGTACGACTGCTTCGTGCACCGGCCTGCGGTGCTGCGCGCGCGCGGCTGGGACGTGCTGCCATTGGACGCCGCCACGTGGTGTCGTCGCCCAGACGCGGTGGTGGCCGAAATCGTCGACCGCATGGGTGTCTCGAGGGCCCCGGTGGGCCGCCGACAGCCGCCGGGGTGA